Proteins from a single region of Segatella copri:
- a CDS encoding Rpn family recombination-promoting nuclease/putative transposase: MLINFLNDLFEGEFQIKDVTFKDKEQLGDTNDLRGCIFDIYCVTDDDKHFIVEMQNRWVPFFVNRSI; the protein is encoded by the coding sequence TTGCTGATAAATTTTTTGAACGACTTGTTTGAAGGCGAGTTTCAAATCAAGGACGTAACATTCAAGGATAAGGAACAGCTTGGAGATACTAATGATCTCCGTGGCTGCATCTTCGATATCTATTGTGTTACCGACGATGATAAGCATTTCATCGTCGAGATGCAGAACAGATGGGTACCTTTCTTTGTGAACCGTTCCATCTAG
- a CDS encoding transposase, whose translation MEVLERLPFTAQKKIFDYLAKLADIRCLSSEEQEKYDESIKAVDDYYSGLYGSYVEGEEKGRAEGELSKGLEVARNLLAMGISWSQIMQATGLTEEQLKQLQS comes from the coding sequence ATGGAAGTATTGGAAAGATTGCCTTTTACGGCGCAGAAGAAGATATTCGATTATCTTGCTAAATTGGCAGATATTCGTTGCTTGAGTAGTGAGGAGCAGGAAAAATACGATGAAAGTATTAAGGCTGTTGACGATTACTACTCCGGTCTTTATGGCTCGTATGTTGAAGGCGAGGAAAAGGGTAGAGCGGAAGGTGAACTGTCTAAAGGTTTGGAAGTAGCCCGCAACTTGTTGGCAATGGGTATTTCTTGGTCTCAAATCATGCAGGCAACTGGATTGACAGAAGAACAATTGAAGCAACTTCAGTCGTAG